From one Rosa rugosa chromosome 4, drRosRugo1.1, whole genome shotgun sequence genomic stretch:
- the LOC133742600 gene encoding uncharacterized protein LOC133742600 produces the protein MPTKKVTCPKSKPVLLTVYVERPKRRPSSSTHPHQHHPYIQHTIKREVIHYRHGAGGQGYISRRAELLQFSQRLRLSARSTAPASKPYYQNHTKSPAAKIVAVRRKPKNSDQAPSCFGNRIFPSIFGLCTNFQAKKERMTTKKRSGTTSNKIKSAINSLKGQKKQGFFSKLFSASSKRK, from the exons ATGCCAACCAAAAAG GTTACCTGCCCCAAAAGTAAACCGGTGTTGCTGACCGTGTACGTGGAGAGGCCGAAGAGAAGACCATCTTCATCAACTCACCCTCACCAGCACCATCCTTATATTCAACACACCATCAAGCGGGAGGTTATTCATTACAGGCATGGTGCCGGTGGCCAAGGCTATATTAGTCGGAGAGCGGAGCTGCTTCAGTTCTCTCAACGCCTTCGTTTATCTGCTAGATCAACAGCACCAGCATCCAAACCCTATTACCAAAACCATACCAAGAGTCCAGCTGCCAAG ATTGTGGCTGTCCGAAGAAAACCAAAGAATTCAGATCAAGCTCCCAGCTGCTTTGGAAACCGGATTTTTCCAAGTATTTTTGGACTTTGTACAAATTTCCAAGCTAAGAAAGAGAGGATGACGACAAAGAAACGCAGCGGCACTACcagcaataaaataaaatctgccATCAATAGCTTAAAG GGGCAAAAGAAACAGGGCTTTTTCTCCAAGTTATTCTCAGCATCCTCAAAGAGAAAGTGA
- the LOC133743797 gene encoding uncharacterized protein LOC133743797: MPTKRVPCWKEKPVLVSVYVERPKRRPASSTHHHHHHHHHHHHHIHQTIKREVISHRDGAGGKGYTTSRRAELLRYSQRLRQSARTALASPSPSIPSVPNPSHTSNPQPQAEMVTVPTKPEKAKAPTCFGNCEVPTIFGPLTSFHAKKARNTRKKRGGNASNKIKAAIKTLKVQKQQAFFCKLFSSSAKRK, encoded by the exons ATGCCAACCAAAAGG GTACCTTGCTGGAAAGAGAAGCCTGTATTGGTATCGGTTTATGTGGAGAGGCCGAAGAGAAGGCCAGCTTCAtcaactcatcatcatcatcatcaccaccaccaccaccaccatcatatTCATCAAACCATCAAGCGAGAGGTTATTTCTCATAGGGATGGTGCTGGTGGCAAAGGCTATACTACTAGTAGGAGAGCTGAGCTCCTTCGGTACTCTCAACGCCTTCGCCAATCTGCTAGAACAGCTCTagcatcaccatcaccatccaTACCCTCTGTTCCAAATCCAAGCCACACCAGCAATCCTCAACCTCAGGCTGAG ATGGTCACTGTCCCAACAAAGCCAGAGAAAGCAAAAGCACCAACCTGCTTTGGCAACTGCGAAGTACCAACCATATTTGGGCCTCTTACAAGTTTCCACGCTAAGAAAGCGAGGAATACAAGAAAGAAACGTGGCGGTAATGCCAGCAATAAAATAAAAGCTGCTATCAAAACCTTGAAG GTGCAAAAGCAACAGGCCTTCTTCTGCAAGTTGTTCTCATCATCAGCAAAGCGAAAGTAA
- the LOC133744154 gene encoding glutamate dehydrogenase 2-like, producing the protein MNALAATNRNFRHAARILGLDEKLEKSLLIPFREIKVECTIPKDDGSLVSYVGFRIQHDNARGPMKGGIRYHPEVDPDEVNALAQLMTWKTAVANIPYGGAKGGIGCNPRDLSISELERLTRVFTQRIHDLIGIHRDVPAPDMGTNSQTMAWILDEYSKFHGHSPAVVTGKPIDLGGSLGRESATGLGVVFATEAVLAEYGKSISGLKFVIQGFGNVGSWAAKLIHDRGGHVIAVSDISGAIRNTSGIDIPALLKHKESNANLKEFQGAEAMDPNDLLLHECDVLIPCALGGVINKDNAADVKAKFIIEAANHPTDPEADEILSKKGVVILPDIYANAGGVTVSYFEWVQNIQGFMWEEEKVNCELKRYMQKAFLDIKSMCQTHDCNLRMGAFTLGVNRVARATLLRGWEA; encoded by the exons ATGAATGCTCTTGCAGCCACCAACCGCAATTTTCGCCATGCAGCTCGCATTCTTGGGCTGGATGAGAAGCTTGAGAAGAGTCTTTTGATTCCCTTCAGAGAAATCAAA GTTGAGTGTACTATTCCAAAAGATGATGGCAGTCTGGTTTCCTATGTGGGATTTAGAATCCAACATGACAATGCTCGTGGCCCAATGAAAGGAGGAATTCGTTACCATCCTGAG GTTGACCCGGATGAAGTGAATGCTCTAGCTCAACTAATGACATGGAAGACAGCTGTGGCAAATATTCCTTATGGGGGAGCTAAGGGTGGGATTGGCTGCAACCCGAGGGACCTGAGTATCAGCGAGTTAGAACGTTTGACTCGTGTTTTTACTCAGAGGATCCATGATCTCATCGGAATTCACAGGGATGTTCCTGCCCCTGACATGGGAACAAATTCGCAG ACAATGGCTTGGATTCTTGATGAGTACTCAAAGTTTCATGGGCATTCACCTGCAGTTGTGACAGGAAAACCTATT GATCTTGGGGGTTCACTTGGAAGGGAGTCTGCAACTGGACTTGGGGTGGTTTTTGCAACAGAAGCTGTACTTGCTGAGTATGGGAAGTCAATTTCTGGCTTGAAGTTTGTTATACAG GGCTTTGGAAATGTGGGCTCATGGGCAGCCAAGTTGATCCATGATAGAGGGGGTCATGTCATTGCTGTTAGTGACATCAGTGGTGCAATTAGGAACACAAGTGGAATTGATATCCCAGCTCTACTGAAACACAAAGAGAGCAATGCAAATTTGAAGGAATTCCAAGGTGCAGAGGCTATGGACCCAAATGACTTGCTTCTTCACGAATGTGATGTTCTCATTCCATGTGCCTTAGGAGGGGTCATTAACAA GGATAATGCTGCTGATGTTAAGGCAAAGTTCATTATAGAGGCTGCAAACCACCCCACTGACCCTGAAGCTGATGAG ATATTGTCCAAGAAGGGAGTTGTTATTCTCCCTGACATATATGCAAATGCTGGTGGTGTGACTGTGAGCTACTTTGAATGGGTTCAG AATATTCAAGGCTTTATGTGGGAAGAAGAGAAAGTAAACTGTGAGCTTAAAAGGTACATGCAGAAAGCTTTCCTTGACATCAAGAGTATGTGTCAAACTCATGACTGCAACTTGCGAATGGGAGCTTTTACCCTTGGGGTGAACCGGGTTGCACGCGCTACCCTCTTGAGGGGCTGGGAAGCATGA